The region AGAACGACTCTAGAGGTATTTTCTTTCTAAAAGAAAACAACAAAACAATAGCAGAGTTGACTTATTCTTTAAAAGACAATGTCATGACTATAGGCCATACCGAAGTAGACCCTACTCAGGAAGGAAAGGGCTTAGGAACTCAACTAGTAACAAAAAGCTACCATTTTGAAAAAGAAAAAGGACGTAAAATCCACCCGTTATGTCCATTTGCTGAAGTTCTTTTTGACAAAAATGACAGTTGGAATACGCTGAGAGTATGATATTAGAAACCGAACGGCTGTATCTCAGGCCTTTTCAAGAAAAAGACGCCCCTTTTCTTTTTGACCTCAATAGTGACGAAGAAGTGATGCGATACACTGGAGACCATGCTTTTGAAAACCTAGAAGCTGCAAGAACATTTGCAGTTGATTATGTTACAAATACGCAGGGACAGTGTGTATTATATGACATGGGGAGAAAGGCCGTTATTAGAAAAGAGGATGATGTATTTTTAGGTTGGTCGGGATTAAAGAAACATCAAGAAGAAGGTTTTGTAGACATAGGTTACCGCTTCCTAAAAAAATACTGGGGAAAAGGTTATGCAACAGAGTCTGGGCTCGAAGTGTTAAGACACGCCTTTCAGGATCACGGATTGAATAAAATAGCAGCTCACGTTCATGAACTGAATTACGGCTCGCAAGTAGTAGCAAAAAAATTAGGAATGCAACTGGAATATCGATTTTTATGGGACCGTAGGGAGGCTGCCAGACACTATGAAATCACTAGAAAAACCTATCTGAATAATTCAAATTAAGAAA is a window of Nonlabens sp. MB-3u-79 DNA encoding:
- a CDS encoding GNAT family N-acetyltransferase — encoded protein: MPSIQHNENDSRGIFFLKENNKTIAELTYSLKDNVMTIGHTEVDPTQEGKGLGTQLVTKSYHFEKEKGRKIHPLCPFAEVLFDKNDSWNTLRV
- a CDS encoding GNAT family N-acetyltransferase — protein: MILETERLYLRPFQEKDAPFLFDLNSDEEVMRYTGDHAFENLEAARTFAVDYVTNTQGQCVLYDMGRKAVIRKEDDVFLGWSGLKKHQEEGFVDIGYRFLKKYWGKGYATESGLEVLRHAFQDHGLNKIAAHVHELNYGSQVVAKKLGMQLEYRFLWDRREAARHYEITRKTYLNNSN